The genomic interval AAATTCTTACCCATCCTGATAACGTTACCAGATTACGACGTTCGTTCCAATATGCGATGAATAAACACACCTTTTTTATCGATGCTATTGTTGTTCTTCCTGATCATATTCACTGTATCTGGAGGTTGCCTCATGACGATGATGATTTCTCAACACGATGGAGATTGGTTAAATGGCATTTTTCTTTGGGCATGGATACCCTCTTGACCGAAAGAGGTGAGAAGAAGGTATGGCAAAGGAGATTTTGGGAACATTTGTTGAGGAATGAAAAAGATTGGCGCTATGGGTCATTTCATGATGCTGTAAAGAGGGGATTCTATACCATAGATTGGGGTTCGCAAGAACCTGATTCCATAAAGGAAATGGATTTAGAGTAGGATGGATGAAGCGAAGCGCATCCACCATAGTTTATCTCTGCCTAATCCCCTTCATACATAGTTGTTTTTTCAGAAAACTAAATTGCTATGAAATTTTTTATAGAGAGGCTGGATAATGGCACGGATTTTGGCTAGAGAAAAAGAAGAAACGTCGATGGACGTACAGGAGGTTTTTGCAGAAATTGAAGGTGCTTTTGGCATGGTTCCAAATTTGTTTAAGACCTACTCGCATTTTCCACCTTTATTGAAAGCCAACTGGAACAAGGTAAAGGCGGTAATGATGCAAGGGGGTTTGAGTAGAAAAACAAAGGAAGCTATTGCCCTTCTGGTTTCAAAGGACAATAGCTGCGCATATTGTGTGGCTGCTCACACGGCTGCCCTCAAATCCATCGGTGTGACGGAAAAAGAAATTAACATAATTGAGAGTGAGATTGAGAAATCAAAATTTACAGAGAAGGAACGAGAAATCATAACCTTTGTCAGGAAGGCGAACAAAGACCCAAATAAGATAACTGATGAAGAATTTGAAGAGCTAAGGAAGAGGGGCGCTAGTGATTCGGAAATTGTTGAGGCACTTGGTGTAATGGAACTCTTTACAGCATTTAATAAATTCCTCGATTCTCTTAACGTGGAGATAGATTTCTGATGGCAATCTTAATAATCCTTTTTCTTGCTACTTGTTTTCTCTCATATTCAAATGGCGCTAATGACAACTTTAAAGGGGTAGCTACGCTCTTTGGAAGTAAGACCACGAATTATAAATACGCAATCTGGTGGGCAACTATTACAACATTTGCAGGTTCGCTGGCTTCCCTATTTTTTGCATACGGTCTTGTGAAGACCTTTTCTGGTAAAGGCTTGGTTCCCCA from Candidatus Kuenenia stuttgartiensis carries:
- a CDS encoding REP-associated tyrosine transposase translates to MSEYRRLYREQGWYFFTIVTYNRQKILTHPDNVTRLRRSFQYAMNKHTFFIDAIVVLPDHIHCIWRLPHDDDDFSTRWRLVKWHFSLGMDTLLTERGEKKVWQRRFWEHLLRNEKDWRYGSFHDAVKRGFYTIDWGSQEPDSIKEMDLE
- a CDS encoding carboxymuconolactone decarboxylase family protein, translating into MARILAREKEETSMDVQEVFAEIEGAFGMVPNLFKTYSHFPPLLKANWNKVKAVMMQGGLSRKTKEAIALLVSKDNSCAYCVAAHTAALKSIGVTEKEINIIESEIEKSKFTEKEREIITFVRKANKDPNKITDEEFEELRKRGASDSEIVEALGVMELFTAFNKFLDSLNVEIDF